CTCTGCCTCTTATGTATTAATGTCCTTGGTTCAGAAGCAAAACTCTGTCAGAGGTACAATTAAATTGGAGCATTTTGGGTTTTTCTTGAGTATACCTTAAAACAATGGTTTGTTATTCTGTTTTACCCTATTTAGACAAGTGGGAAGGATTACACCAAGAGGTCATCACAAGTGAGAAATGGATCTTTGCTTATTTCCAAATCATTGCGATTTGATTATTAATCTTGGCAGGTATATAATGGGTGAAGGGAGAGACAGGCAATATTTTTAAACTGTCCCTTTAAACTTAACCAGTTTCAGACAGTCTTGAACTCAAAAACAAAAGGACACATTTATTGCATCTCTTAGTTgtaagaaagttatttttttctaggctGTTCTTTCTGAGTCTCACACAGAATTCATAACCACCACTGATCTGCTCTGATCTGTTTTACACCTTTGTTTCAGTTCAAAAAATTATTCCCAATTTTAAAGATTCTTAGGGGTCCTGGGAGGTTGATGTGGCCCTGGATAAAAGTCTGTATGCGACATTTCCAACAAGTTTCAAGAAAACTTAGCACTTCACTGAATGTTCTCATGTGTAACATCAAGGGATGATGAGTTACATTCTGAGACTTCactcttatttctatttttaaatgggtCTTTAATGTCTTTCTCAGCAttgccctcctcccctctacaCCATGGGATAGCTGATCCTGCCCTAGCTCTGTTAATATTGATATAATGACGATATGACGTGGAACTGTGCCTAAGACCTTGAAATCTTCAATTTTTGATGACTTATTTTGTGTGATGGAGACCAATCACCTCTTATTACTTTTGCACTTGAAAGCATAtttaaaaacatctttgaaaGAGGCATAAGAGTGATATTAAAAGCCATTCTAAGTgactttatttctaaatttcaatTACTGAGTTTGTTTCTCTGAGGTTGGGAAGGAGAAATATGGAGAAACGAAGAAACTCTTACCCAGATGCATGATCGATCACTCCTGGAAATGAAAACGCCTACCAATGGAAGCCAGGGTGATCCAGGTCAAGTGTTCCAGTGTAAGATTACATGTAGAATAGAATCCAGAATCTTAACAAAATCTGGCTGTATTAGATCTCCTGCTTCGCTTGACTTCTCAGGCCCTTTAGAGCAAGAATTAGATAAAACTAGTCTTCTCTCCTCACTCTACCTCCTTTCTCTGTTCTCCTTTTCCCCATTTCCCACTCTTCAAACAACAAAGGTCCAAATCCAAGCCACTGTATATTTTCCTGTCCAAAACCCTCTAGGGAAACATGATGGTAAGTGTGCCCTGATGCCTCCCAGGTCCACCGGACAACTACAGATAGAGGACAGCTGAGGTCTGACAGTGGTCACTCTGCTTGGTCTGGGAGAGTGAACCAAAAGACAAGTTCCCAGCTAACTTTATCTTTGTCACACCATATCAAAGTGGGGAAGGAAGTGGCTGGAGATGCTCCAGATGACCTCCAAGTCAGATctcgtttttgttttgttttgctttgctttgaagTCAGCCAGTGAACAGGGACAAAAAAGTATACTCTGGGTGAATTGTTGCATGCTTTGTAGAGTGAAGAAGTATCAAAATAATGTTAACATTAAACTGGGAGAAAAGAAATCTGGATTCTAATCTTAAGGCcgattttctcatctataaaatgagatagTAGAAGGAGATGATCTCCAGGAGGGATTGATAATGTATTCGAAGGGATTGTATACAaaactgtgtgtatgtgtttacaCTGAGAATCAAACCGTAAAGAATCATTATTTCCAAACTTTGAAGTtcatctgtgtattttttttcctgaagtctcTTCATTTGGCTCTTGAGAATACTGTAATCATAAGTTTTCAAGTTATGAGTAATGAGAATAAGTGCTTTCAGAGTGAATCAATTAacacacttaaaaaaatcaatctagGCATTGATTATTAAGAAGTGTAATAAAAAATCTGCTataattttttatagattttgaatagttttagattttaaaaaattgggctTACTTATCATTAAAGCAATGGACTAATAATTTTAGTCTCACGTTTGTGTGTACATGCACTAGATTAGAAATACTTTGTGcctcaaaaaataacaacatgaccataaaatttttttcttcaaagtttgAAGTGGTCAGTTATAggcaacacattctttttttttttgagacagagtctcactttgtcacccttggtagagtgctatagtgtcacagctcatagcaacctcaaactcttgggctccagggatccgcttatctcagcctccagagtagctgggactacaggcgctcatcacaatgcctatttttagagatgagatctcgttctggctcaggctggtcttgaactcgtgacataggcaatccacccgctcagcatctcagagtactaggattaaaggcatgagccaccatgtccagccaggTAACACATTCTTAAGGAAATCTGATATGGTCTTGAAGAACAAGTTGCTTTGAAATTATAAGGAACACAAAAAGCTTActtctttttggaaaataatttgcaaGTGACCTTCTAAATCAAGAACTGGTGATTTATATTCTAGTCAAGATTTTGGAGGCTGGGCAATGCCATTCATTACCTAACTGTTTGAACTAGGagagcatttttaaatttattcttatttctctggcctttagttgttttttttttattgcacctGAAAAATAAAGATAGCATAGTGAGTGTCCTCAAAGATTCTTCCCTCTTCAATGATATATTTGGGACTTTAAAGGCCCTGCTCTCAATACAACAACTCTGAAGCTTAATGTACACAGGCAATACTTTCCTATTAGCTACTTTCTGgttcttttgttgatttaaaggttttctttttttgtcctcaGTTCAATTGAATCCTCctaaaattttaaacacattaGTAAAtaagagctatttttaaaagcatgttttccttttctttttaagtggTAGAATTTTCACCATGTACATttaaattttccataattttaaaaaagcagattTCATTAGGGCCATGAAAAAATTCTTGGATTTATCCAGACTGTGTAGAAACCACCATCACAGCTGgctaaaaagtaaaaacttgGTAAATTGACTTGGCCTGGTTCCCAGGCATTCAGCAGTATCTGAGAGTATATGCAAGTACTGTGAGAAAGTTGATTCTCCTTCAAAGGCGCCATGTTCATAACTTAGAATGGAACATCTCTGAGATGTCGTCAATTGCATTCTCTCTTTCCAATTTGCTTGGTTACATGACCcattctttatcttttaaaaaattcttaaaaaaaaaaaaacgaattcTTTCAGGTGTCATTACTGTTTTGTGCAGATGTAGTGACCTTTGTTTAGATACCTTAACCTGAGGAGTTGGGTGATATGCTTTGAAGGGGAATATTTAAGGGGAATAAAGCAAGCAGAGCACATTTCATAAGGACTACCACTTACACTACCTACTACACTAACGGTAGCAATTCTGTACATTATCAACTGCTGAATGCTAACCACATAAAAAGATGGCACCAaggctggcgcctgtagctcagtggttaggatgctggccacctgcaccagggctggtgagttcaaacctggcctggtcctgctaaacaaacaaacaaaaaaatagctgggcgttgtggcaggtgcctatagtcccagctactagggaggctgaggcaagagaatcacttgagcttaagagtttgaagttgctgcgagctatgatccTATGGCACTCtaggcattctaccaagggtgagaaagtgagattttgtctcgataaaaaaaaaaaaagagtgcagaGGTGAAGGGATTATACCTGTTCCCACTTGTAGTCATAGTCCTTTATAATTTAGAGTtataaaatgctacaaaagaTAACCTCTTATAACAGAAGATATCTAACAATGTCTCTTATCCAAATCTATCACCACTTAGTTTTATAGATGGGAAAGAGAGCTACTGGTAGAtagcagattttttaaaagtcatatcTTTTTAAGTGATTATAAATTCCAGACTTTTCTGAATCCGGTCAAGTGTTCTCATGACACTTCATGATTTATGTATATAATCTCTGGAGAATGAAACTACCTAAAATAGTTCTTTTTACATTCTTTGCTAGATTCTGTCATTATTTGCCTAAATTGCTTCTTATacctaaattactttttaaaattatccatGGAAAATCAATGTTAAAAGTAGCAGATTGTTAATGTTACAAAACAGCAGCTTTCATAGTGTTCTTGCTACTAATCAAAGTCCTCACTGGAGGTTGCTAAGTTGCTTCAGctagagattaaaataaatattttactaatattcAAGCAGATGGAAAATACTTGGGTTTTTTActaatataaatgtttaaaatgtgatCTATTTTAGGTCGTTAAGGGtgatttattgaatacttacaGAGTTATGGTGTTTGGcttttcctattcttttaaaaagtctatcATAACTCTCTAAGCCCTCACAATTGCTGATTCCTATTCAATGTCACAGTACAGATTTTAGGAACTGTTTCTAATGGCAACATAACTTTTGAGTTAGGCAGCATCcctttttaactattaaaaaaggGTCCATTTTGGTGCCAAATTACAGAAAGGTGTAGTTTTAGGAACAGACTAGAAATTGAATACACCAGGGTAGCTGCTTAGAAAAATGAACAGTATATAATctaatatctttaattttatgtACATGAATATAATGTATGCCAACTTTGTACATGAGATACATATagtatttaaacattttactcAACAAATAAGAATTTACAATAGCAATATAACTGACTAAAGGGCTGTCCACTTAATAATACTTAGATTAGATCTGTACTTTCTGAACAGGAAAAGAATTTAATAGTTTACAATCATAGAAACACTGACATTTAAAACAagactttataaaataatttatatatattctaGTATCTATAGAGAGGAACGATATGCATTTGTGGATGTGTGCAATGAATggcatattttaaagttttaggtaataaaataatttagaagcaGTTCATGCAAGTGGTCAAAGCAAGGGATGGAAGTTCCTTCAAGAAGTCCTCTTTGACATCAACTGGCATCAGATGCACACTAGGTGCCATGGGGCACGCTAGAACAAGTTCTCTCCAACAGTCACTTCTAtgaacattaatgtacacatgctGATATCCCTCCTTCCAGAGAACAAGCACAGGTCACAACTTCTCTTAGCTGTGGGAGTAGTCAGTTTATACTTAAAGTGATTTAATGTCCCTCCTGGAGTTCTTCTACATATATATCTCTATAATTAGGTGACTAACAGAACTTCCTAGTTTTCACAACCTTACTCTGATACTTCACAGAGTGTCCCCCATGTCCTATGACATAAACATCCAGCAGGTAAGATTTGCCAGGCTGAAGACCTTTAATTGTTTCTGTGGTCACTGCTTTCTGCAGGTTTTGACTGTGGAAATATTTACAGAGgactttttctgatttctttcttgtaTCGGGTCCTAGGCATTGGTTTTGCTCTCTTTTCTTCTGGTCTTCATTGTAATTATCATCCACTTCTTTTTTGTAGATGCAAAACTTATTTCTCTCCTGTGTGCCTAGCCAAGCCACAGTGGCCGAAGAACAGGTACGGAGCTTGTCAAAGGCTTTAATTCTCGTGTCTTCAGGAAGAGAGGGAAATGACTGCttgctgggccttgtggtagcTAGAATTTTCAACATAGATGCtcctttcttgtttcctttcagTCGAATGAGATATTTTGCTTTAGGTTTTCCTCGAAGCTGAAATTGACGAATACCTTCCACATTCTGAGACAGAACAAGTTTCCCATCTCTTCTTACTTGGATTTGGACAGTGTCCAGACAAGAGTGAATAAAAAAGGTGACTTTTTGGTGAGAGGAGACTGGAGCAAACCGTAGAAACTTTGCTCCCTTCCTTTTAACAAATATGTCTGAAACTTTCCCATCTTTCAGGTCAACAGTCTTCTGTTTAGCTTCTTCCTTGGTCCTGGCAAAGGTACCTACGTAAGCAGTGCTcatgttgctgttgctgttgacCACAAAGACGTCAAAGTAGTACTGCGTGTCAGGCTTCAGGTCAGAGACAGTGAAGATGTTCTTGTTTCCTATGCAGATTTTCTGAATGTCAACCTTGGGCCTCGAGTAGATATGACGCCCTATTTTCGGAGAAGGCTTTGCTAGGAAGCTGCGTTCTTTACCTGAATTATCTGAAGGAAATCCAAAGTGGGCAAAGTCAAAGGGGCTGAAGTCCAGACCAGGTTTTGGTGCCATCATAAAGGCGTCATCTGCACTCAATTTTGCTTCCACTGCACAGAGACTTTTGAAATTGTGCTCTTTGTTGATGACCACACAGTATTGAATGGGCTGTTTAAGCAAAGAGGCTGTGGGGCTCGGTTTCCAGGCCAAAGTGACTGTGGTACGTCCCAGGGAGGTAACATCTACTcgtgggtcatatggtaattcagGGTAGGGCTGATCAGACTCTGGAGTTGTGGTGGCATAGACTTTGAAATGTGTGTCTTTCTCTGTTGAAAGCAGCTCTAGCTGATATAAGCCAGATGGGGAGCTAGAAGATataaaatactcaacatcattgCCTTTGTAGGAGAATAACTCCGTGCCTTTCTCATGGATGATCTGCTGCTTCTGCTGCTCAAGGGGTTCTGGCTCACCTAGAAGATACAAGAGAAATAAGGCTACATGTCAGGGCACACACTGTGGCTTGCCAACCTGAAGTTCTGTTTTGAGTTTACCTTATTATTTGccattataaaaagaatatatgttcacagtagaaaaattaggaaatagagaaagaaacaagataaaaaaatcaTCCATTAATTCCTCATCCAGCGACAGTCATACTTtggtttgggcggcacctgtggctcagtgagtagggcgccggccccatatgccgagggtggtgggttcaaacccagccccagccaaactgcaacaaaaaaatagccgggcgttggggcgggcacctgtagtcccagctgctcgggaggtggaggcaagagaatcccataagcccaagagctggaggttgctgtgagccgtgtgacgccacggcact
This Nycticebus coucang isolate mNycCou1 chromosome 1, mNycCou1.pri, whole genome shotgun sequence DNA region includes the following protein-coding sequences:
- the NDNF gene encoding protein NDNF translates to MMLLPWCLLWLLLPLGSRTQKLPTRDEELFQMQIRDKAFFHDSSVIPDGAEISSYLFRDTLKRYFFVVEEDNTPLSVTVTPCDAPLEWKLSLQELPEETSGEGSGEPEPLEQQKQQIIHEKGTELFSYKGNDVEYFISSSSPSGLYQLELLSTEKDTHFKVYATTTPESDQPYPELPYDPRVDVTSLGRTTVTLAWKPSPTASLLKQPIQYCVVINKEHNFKSLCAVEAKLSADDAFMMAPKPGLDFSPFDFAHFGFPSDNSGKERSFLAKPSPKIGRHIYSRPKVDIQKICIGNKNIFTVSDLKPDTQYYFDVFVVNSNSNMSTAYVGTFARTKEEAKQKTVDLKDGKVSDIFVKRKGAKFLRFAPVSSHQKVTFFIHSCLDTVQIQVRRDGKLVLSQNVEGIRQFQLRGKPKAKYLIRLKGNKKGASMLKILATTRPSKQSFPSLPEDTRIKAFDKLRTCSSATVAWLGTQERNKFCIYKKEVDDNYNEDQKKREQNQCLGPDTRKKSEKVLCKYFHSQNLQKAVTTETIKGLQPGKSYLLDVYVIGHGGHSVKYQSKVVKTRKFC